One Streptomyces fagopyri DNA window includes the following coding sequences:
- a CDS encoding acetyl-CoA C-acetyltransferase, whose translation MSGTNSTTSVIVAGARTPMGRLLGSLKTFSGADLGGFAIKAALDRAGIGGDQVQYVIMGQVLQAGAGQIPARQAAVKAGIPMSVPALTINKVCLSGLDAIALADQLIRAGEFDVVVAGGQESMTNAPHLLPKSREGFKYGAIEMLDAMAHDGLTDAFENIAMGESTEKHNTRLGIARPEQDEIAALSHQRAAAAQKNGVFEAEITPVEVPQRKGEPVVFSKDEGIRAETTAESLGRLRPAFTRDGTITAGSSSQISDGAAAVVVMSKAKAQELGLEWIAEIGAHGNVAGPDNSLQSQPSNAILHALKKEGLDVSDLDLIEINEAFAAVAVQSMKDLGVSTEKVNVNGGAIALGHPIGMSGARLVLHLALELKRRGGGVGAAALCGGGGQGDALIVRVPTA comes from the coding sequence ATGTCTGGAACGAACAGCACGACCTCCGTGATCGTCGCGGGTGCCCGCACCCCGATGGGACGGTTGCTCGGCTCGCTGAAGACCTTCTCCGGAGCCGACCTCGGAGGATTCGCGATCAAGGCCGCCCTCGACCGTGCGGGTATCGGCGGCGACCAGGTGCAGTACGTGATCATGGGCCAGGTGCTGCAGGCCGGGGCGGGGCAGATCCCCGCGCGGCAGGCGGCCGTCAAGGCGGGCATCCCGATGAGCGTCCCGGCACTCACCATCAACAAGGTGTGTCTGTCGGGCCTGGACGCGATCGCCCTCGCGGACCAGCTGATCCGGGCCGGTGAGTTCGACGTCGTGGTCGCGGGCGGCCAGGAGTCGATGACGAACGCCCCGCACCTGCTCCCGAAGTCCCGTGAGGGCTTCAAGTACGGCGCCATCGAGATGCTCGACGCCATGGCGCACGACGGTCTGACCGACGCCTTCGAGAACATCGCCATGGGCGAGTCCACGGAGAAGCACAACACGCGCCTCGGCATCGCCCGTCCGGAGCAGGACGAGATCGCCGCCCTGTCGCACCAGCGGGCGGCGGCCGCCCAGAAGAACGGCGTCTTCGAGGCGGAGATCACGCCCGTGGAGGTTCCGCAGCGCAAGGGCGAGCCCGTCGTCTTCAGCAAGGACGAGGGCATTCGCGCCGAGACCACGGCGGAGTCGCTCGGCAGGCTGCGCCCCGCGTTCACCAGGGACGGCACGATCACCGCCGGTTCCTCCTCGCAGATCTCGGACGGCGCGGCGGCCGTGGTCGTGATGAGCAAGGCGAAGGCACAGGAGCTCGGCCTGGAGTGGATCGCCGAGATCGGCGCGCACGGGAACGTGGCCGGTCCGGACAACTCCTTGCAGTCGCAGCCGTCGAACGCGATCCTGCACGCCCTGAAGAAGGAGGGCCTGGACGTCTCCGACCTCGACCTGATCGAGATCAACGAGGCGTTCGCGGCGGTCGCCGTGCAGTCGATGAAGGACCTCGGGGTGTCCACGGAAAAGGTGAACGTCAACGGTGGCGCGATCGCCCTGGGTCACCCGATCGGCATGTCCGGCGCCCGTCTCGTGCTGCACCTGGCGCTGGAGCTGAAGCGGCGCGGCGGTGGCGTGGGCGCGGCGGCGCTGTGCGGTGGCGGCGGTCAGGGTGACGCGCTGATCGTGCGGGTACCCACGGCGTAG
- the mce gene encoding methylmalonyl-CoA epimerase, which yields MLTRIDHIGIACFDLDTTVEFYRATYGFEVFHSEVNEEQGVREAMLKINETSDGGASYLQLLEPTREDSAVGKWLAKNGEGVHHIAFGTADVDTDAGDIRDKGVRVLYDEPRRGSMGSRITFLHPKDCHGVLTELVTSAAVESPEH from the coding sequence ATGCTGACGCGAATCGACCACATCGGGATCGCCTGCTTCGACCTCGACACGACCGTCGAGTTCTACCGGGCGACGTACGGCTTCGAAGTGTTCCACTCCGAGGTCAACGAGGAGCAGGGCGTGCGCGAGGCCATGCTCAAGATCAACGAGACGTCCGACGGCGGCGCCTCCTACCTCCAGCTCCTGGAGCCGACCCGCGAGGACTCGGCCGTCGGGAAGTGGCTCGCGAAGAACGGCGAGGGCGTCCATCACATCGCCTTCGGTACGGCGGACGTCGACACCGACGCGGGCGACATCAGGGACAAAGGCGTACGCGTCCTCTACGACGAGCCGCGACGCGGCTCCATGGGGTCACGAATCACCTTCCTGCACCCCAAGGATTGCCACGGTGTCCTGACAGAACTGGTCACTTCGGCGGCTGTTGAGTCACCTGAGCACTGA